From [Clostridium] symbiosum, a single genomic window includes:
- a CDS encoding small multi-drug export protein: MDALVQWFTANLSEFISKEAVIFIISMVPILELRGGLLAASPALLNVPILRAIPICIIGNILPIPFILLLIRKILEWMKLVKMFRPIALWLENKAMSKKDQIEKFGFWGLVLFVGIPLPGTGAWTGSLIAALLRVRFKTAFAAILIGIVIATVIMSILSYGVLGVLFG; this comes from the coding sequence ATGGACGCATTAGTACAATGGTTTACCGCGAATCTTTCGGAATTTATTTCCAAAGAAGCAGTTATATTTATTATCTCTATGGTTCCGATCCTGGAACTCAGGGGAGGCCTTTTAGCGGCGTCGCCAGCGCTTTTGAATGTGCCAATTTTACGGGCAATACCGATTTGCATTATCGGCAATATTCTGCCGATTCCTTTTATACTGCTGCTGATCAGAAAGATTCTGGAGTGGATGAAGCTGGTGAAGATGTTCCGACCAATTGCGTTATGGCTTGAAAATAAAGCAATGAGCAAAAAAGATCAGATAGAGAAATTTGGTTTCTGGGGCCTGGTTCTCTTTGTCGGGATACCCCTCCCTGGTACAGGAGCCTGGACGGGCTCTCTGATCGCGGCGCTTCTGAGGGTGCGTTTCAAGACGGCATTTGCCGCAATTTTAATCGGAATTGTCATAGCGACAGTGATTATGTCTATCCTGTCTTATGGCGTTTTGGGAGTTCTTTTCGGATAA
- a CDS encoding zinc ribbon domain-containing protein: MAFLDELGKVISDKSKEAANKVKDITGVIQLKSKLSSEKEKVNKAYISLGKAYYDRHEASLEDEYADEFKIIQAGIIKIAVLEDEIAELEGTRVCAECGAKVEKDALYCSKCGAPMEEKTAGAEEEDSEGPEVEFTVHGEPDESIFAEEDSENEE; the protein is encoded by the coding sequence ATGGCGTTTTTAGATGAACTTGGTAAGGTAATCAGTGATAAAAGCAAGGAAGCGGCCAATAAGGTGAAGGATATCACCGGCGTGATCCAGCTTAAATCAAAATTGTCATCGGAAAAGGAAAAAGTAAATAAAGCATATATCAGCCTTGGTAAGGCATACTATGACAGACATGAAGCTTCACTGGAAGATGAGTATGCCGACGAATTCAAGATTATCCAGGCGGGAATTATTAAAATAGCAGTTCTGGAAGATGAGATTGCGGAACTGGAAGGAACCAGGGTCTGTGCGGAATGCGGAGCCAAAGTTGAGAAAGATGCCCTGTACTGCAGCAAATGCGGCGCTCCGATGGAAGAGAAAACGGCCGGTGCAGAGGAAGAGGACAGCGAAGGGCCGGAAGTAGAGTTTACGGTCCATGGAGAGCCTGATGAGTCCATCTTCGCAGAGGAAGACAGCGAAAACGAGGAATAG
- a CDS encoding DUF6449 domain-containing protein produces MTSKNLFFNLMKENTKQRLWTVALISLILFFAFPVQTALLISSYLSQERIDMVWEREAQGVDIIKQQLQERFLGWTSVNNGMMVFLILVFAVVCGISGFSYLHSRKKTDFFHSVPVKREKLFAIVYLNGFLYTAVPYFIFLLISSIMIQVKAGQVFPWFDVIKAYCIQMSFYLLIYSVVVAAVMMTGNTIVSILGTAVFFFWGPGSTLLLTGYYSSYYITFYENTDTFVKLAQRSSPVAWYISAASMPEKTAGMALGALAAAALITALCVFLYKKRPSEAAGRAMAFKKSQPVIKLLLVVPIGLLGSLLFKEMMGSDGWSVFGLICGLVISYCTIEIIYNFDFRRLFAHKRQFALCAVCATAILAFFRFDLSGYDSYVPSEAKMESAGIYCRRMDADFLSDYMVEPEMGENAGGSYQYVKWNYVSPSELLNKMRLTDVAAAAEIGRSGVNDAAEAKRKNRGNRSQSRYSYWSSEDGNMIDEVIVAYHLKGGKTVLRSYYMNLSAVRDTLDRVYDSNEYKETVYPVLTYEASDIAGINYQEYSDFSHVNLKNEEMKAQLLETYQKELKALTSETRRKESPIAAIQFKTVKMQDIINTLKAKGNDYSEFNRKFYYPIYPSFTETISLLKNCGIDAGEFLTADNVDKIVMESYITEADLARAEADVSEDVVYVKERGSRVATVTDKEKIREILNSSVPGELNCTNYLNELYSGVRLTAYVSVKESQTEDGFDASIEAEEVYTVDRYNNDSQNEPEYRKYSLNFDYDKVPSFVKETFKLTEENMKNDVSKGY; encoded by the coding sequence ATGACATCAAAAAACTTATTTTTTAATCTGATGAAAGAAAATACGAAACAGCGCCTTTGGACGGTTGCGCTGATATCGCTCATCCTCTTTTTTGCCTTTCCGGTCCAGACAGCTCTGCTGATCAGCAGCTATCTCTCACAGGAACGCATCGATATGGTGTGGGAGAGGGAAGCACAGGGCGTGGATATAATCAAACAGCAGCTCCAGGAGAGATTCCTGGGATGGACGTCCGTCAATAATGGGATGATGGTATTCCTGATCCTTGTGTTTGCCGTTGTCTGCGGCATATCGGGATTTTCCTACCTGCACTCCAGAAAGAAAACAGATTTCTTTCACAGCGTGCCGGTAAAACGTGAGAAACTGTTTGCCATTGTATATTTAAATGGTTTTCTTTATACTGCAGTACCGTATTTTATTTTCCTGCTCATATCAAGCATTATGATTCAGGTAAAAGCGGGGCAGGTATTCCCGTGGTTCGATGTGATAAAGGCTTATTGCATCCAGATGTCATTTTACCTTTTAATCTATTCGGTAGTGGTTGCTGCGGTTATGATGACCGGCAACACGATTGTAAGTATTCTGGGAACCGCAGTATTCTTCTTCTGGGGACCGGGAAGCACCCTGCTGCTTACAGGCTATTACAGCAGCTATTACATAACGTTCTATGAGAATACGGATACATTTGTAAAATTAGCGCAGCGTTCTTCACCAGTGGCCTGGTACATCAGCGCGGCCTCAATGCCGGAAAAGACGGCTGGGATGGCTTTAGGGGCCTTAGCAGCGGCGGCCCTGATTACCGCACTCTGTGTTTTCCTTTATAAAAAGAGGCCGTCCGAGGCGGCGGGACGCGCCATGGCATTCAAGAAGAGCCAGCCGGTTATCAAACTCCTCCTTGTAGTTCCGATAGGGCTGCTTGGAAGCCTGCTTTTTAAGGAAATGATGGGGAGCGATGGATGGAGTGTCTTCGGGCTTATCTGTGGCCTTGTTATCAGCTACTGTACGATTGAAATTATTTATAATTTTGATTTCAGAAGGCTTTTTGCCCATAAAAGACAGTTTGCACTTTGTGCGGTCTGCGCCACAGCGATTCTCGCATTCTTCCGGTTTGATTTGTCCGGCTATGATTCCTATGTCCCATCGGAGGCGAAGATGGAGTCGGCCGGTATTTACTGCCGGAGAATGGATGCGGATTTCCTCTCTGATTACATGGTGGAGCCGGAGATGGGAGAAAATGCGGGGGGAAGCTATCAGTATGTGAAATGGAACTACGTATCCCCATCGGAACTGCTTAATAAGATGAGGCTGACCGATGTGGCGGCCGCAGCCGAGATAGGGCGAAGCGGTGTAAACGACGCAGCGGAGGCGAAGCGGAAGAACCGTGGAAACAGGTCACAGAGCCGATATTCATACTGGTCGTCGGAAGACGGCAACATGATCGACGAGGTGATTGTCGCTTATCATCTGAAAGGTGGAAAGACGGTTCTGCGCAGCTATTATATGAATTTGTCCGCAGTAAGAGATACTTTGGACAGAGTCTATGACAGCAATGAATATAAGGAGACGGTTTATCCGGTTCTTACTTATGAAGCATCCGATATCGCGGGAATTAACTATCAGGAGTACAGCGATTTCAGCCATGTGAACCTGAAAAATGAGGAAATGAAGGCCCAGCTTCTGGAAACATACCAGAAAGAACTGAAGGCACTGACGTCGGAAACAAGAAGAAAAGAAAGCCCGATCGCAGCAATCCAGTTTAAAACCGTTAAAATGCAGGATATCATCAATACGCTGAAAGCCAAGGGGAATGACTACAGTGAATTCAACAGGAAATTTTATTACCCGATTTACCCGTCCTTTACAGAGACAATCAGCCTGCTGAAGAACTGCGGGATTGATGCCGGAGAATTCCTTACGGCCGACAACGTGGATAAAATTGTGATGGAGAGCTATATAACAGAGGCGGATCTTGCCAGGGCGGAGGCGGATGTCTCAGAGGATGTCGTTTATGTGAAAGAACGCGGAAGCAGAGTGGCCACAGTGACCGACAAAGAAAAAATCCGTGAGATTCTTAACAGCTCCGTACCGGGTGAGCTTAACTGCACAAACTATTTAAATGAACTTTATTCGGGCGTGAGACTTACCGCTTATGTGTCGGTGAAAGAGAGCCAGACAGAGGATGGATTCGACGCCTCCATAGAGGCGGAAGAAGTCTATACGGTGGACCGGTATAATAATGACTCCCAGAACGAACCGGAATACCGGAAATACAGTCTTAATTTTGACTACGATAAAGTCCCTTCATTCGTAAAAGAAACGTTTAAATTAACAGAAGAAAACATGAAAAACGACGTTTCTAAGGGGTATTAA
- a CDS encoding ABC transporter ATP-binding protein produces MIEAINLTKRFDDITAVDHIDAEIRDGSVFGLIGTNGAGKSTFLRMAAGILKPDEGRVTIDGEDIFENDRVKSRFFYISDDQYFLNNATPEEMMKFYRNVYKNFDEKRFYGLLQNFDLSAKRKVNTFSKGMKKQLSVLLGICANTDYIFCDETFDGLDPVMRQTVKSLFANDMEERNLTPIIASHNLRELEDICDHVGLLHKGGILLSKDLDDMKLNIHKVQCVLLPGTEPEELNGVDIIRTERRGSLLTLTVRGKKEEIEAVMQTFHPVFFEMIPLSLEEIFISETEVAGYDIKKLIF; encoded by the coding sequence ATGATTGAAGCAATCAACCTGACAAAACGATTTGACGATATCACGGCCGTTGATCATATTGATGCAGAAATCAGGGATGGAAGTGTGTTCGGGCTGATCGGCACCAACGGAGCCGGAAAAAGTACATTCCTCAGAATGGCAGCCGGAATTCTGAAACCGGATGAGGGCAGAGTTACGATCGACGGAGAAGATATTTTTGAGAATGACAGAGTAAAGTCAAGGTTTTTCTATATTTCAGATGACCAGTATTTTTTAAACAACGCAACGCCCGAAGAGATGATGAAGTTTTACAGAAACGTATACAAGAATTTCGATGAGAAGCGGTTTTACGGCCTCCTGCAGAACTTCGATTTGAGCGCGAAACGGAAGGTAAATACCTTTTCCAAGGGCATGAAAAAGCAGCTTTCCGTACTATTGGGAATCTGCGCCAACACTGATTACATCTTTTGCGATGAGACCTTCGACGGTCTGGATCCGGTGATGCGCCAGACGGTAAAAAGCCTCTTTGCCAACGATATGGAGGAGCGCAACCTGACTCCAATCATTGCCTCCCATAACCTGAGGGAGCTGGAGGATATCTGTGATCATGTAGGTCTGCTCCATAAAGGAGGAATTCTGCTGTCCAAGGATTTGGACGATATGAAGCTGAATATCCACAAGGTTCAGTGTGTCTTGCTGCCGGGGACGGAACCGGAGGAGTTGAACGGAGTTGACATCATCAGGACAGAGCGCAGAGGAAGTCTCCTGACTCTGACGGTGAGAGGGAAGAAGGAAGAGATTGAGGCGGTCATGCAGACATTCCATCCTGTATTTTTCGAAATGATTCCTCTCTCCCTGGAAGAAATATTTATCAGTGAAACGGAGGTGGCTGGTTATGACATCAAAAAACTTATTTTTTAA